CGCAGCGGGGAAAGCCGGCATGGGCGCTGCACGTGCGATGGTGGCCATCGCTTCGGCATCCACCGCCGAATTGCCGGACGATCGCGCGAGGCTGCGGGAGACCACGCGGCCACTGCGATCGACAACAAAACTGACGACAGCCGTTCCTGAACCAGAAGCAGGGCGCTTGAAGCGGTTGATATGCGCGCTGATCATGCTCTTGTAGGACGGCAAGGCGTTAACCGAGCCGGCATTTCCGGAATTGGGAGCGACAATCTTGCGGGATCGCCGTTGCGTCTTGGGAGCCGCTTGTTGTTTTTTGACTGACTTCTCACTTCGTTCAACCGGCTTCTTCTCGACCGGTTTCGGCTGTGGGGGCGTCGGCTCTTCCTGTTTCTCGACAACTTCTTCTTTCTTCGGCGGGATTACGATCTCCGGCTCGGGCGTTTCCGTCTGTGG
The genomic region above belongs to Pseudorhodoplanes sinuspersici and contains:
- a CDS encoding TonB family protein, whose protein sequence is MSVTAWTGIVDHDEDWHLRRWIAAGAIVVAAHAGLVAAYLYVVPQDELAGATTPPILVDFAPEAAAPESEDELPPGEDARESEEQPVPEVKQQVEEEPVIEVPQTETPEPEIVIPPKKEEVVEKQEEPTPPQPKPVEKKPVERSEKSVKKQQAAPKTQRRSRKIVAPNSGNAGSVNALPSYKSMISAHINRFKRPASGSGTAVVSFVVDRSGRVVSRSLARSSGNSAVDAEAMATIARAAPMPAFPAAVTQSRLAFMQAIRFN